The proteins below come from a single Magnetococcales bacterium genomic window:
- a CDS encoding FkbM family methyltransferase produces the protein MLDLSLFYKMAHRVRHASILKNQEWLWNLLRPFFRTILGLEKNGIKLTLSSGCEIRIPAECLSWMEWTHYELRAVKAMTDWIRQHPRAVIVDAGCSFGYFSLLALATSPEVKVIAIDADISSLIAAEKICQYHDGARRLLLVHGLLSNQHQHACTLQTAVADTTHKINQLRATFDRSKMAYVCLHDQPGNDIPLHTLDQLLETQATPGQDLLIKCDVEGAELIVLQGAVQLLDKNPALLLSVHPTLLQDYFKQSREDVHAFLLAQGFKVEFLDVEHEEHWFAEKS, from the coding sequence GTGTTGGACTTGAGCCTGTTTTATAAAATGGCCCACCGGGTTCGGCATGCCAGCATCTTGAAAAATCAGGAATGGTTGTGGAATCTCTTGCGGCCCTTTTTCCGGACCATTCTCGGCCTGGAAAAAAATGGCATCAAACTGACCCTCTCCAGTGGCTGTGAAATCCGCATCCCTGCGGAATGTCTCTCCTGGATGGAATGGACCCATTATGAGCTGCGCGCTGTCAAGGCCATGACGGATTGGATCCGCCAGCATCCCCGGGCAGTGATCGTCGATGCCGGATGCTCCTTCGGTTATTTCAGCCTCCTGGCCCTGGCAACCTCCCCGGAGGTGAAGGTGATCGCCATCGATGCCGATATTTCTTCCCTCATTGCGGCAGAAAAAATCTGCCAATACCACGACGGAGCCAGACGCCTGCTGCTCGTCCACGGTTTACTGTCGAACCAACACCAACACGCATGCACCCTGCAAACGGCTGTGGCCGATACCACACATAAAATCAACCAACTGCGGGCCACGTTTGATCGATCCAAAATGGCCTACGTCTGCCTGCACGATCAACCAGGAAATGACATTCCCCTGCATACACTCGATCAATTGCTGGAAACACAAGCCACCCCCGGCCAGGATCTCCTGATCAAATGCGATGTGGAAGGCGCTGAACTGATTGTCCTGCAAGGTGCCGTCCAATTGCTTGACAAAAACCCGGCCCTGCTGCTCAGTGTCCACCCGACATTGTTACAAGATTATTTCAAGCAAAGCCGGGAAGATGTGCATGCCTTTCTGCTCGCGCAAGGATTCAAGGTTGAATTTCTTGATGTGGAACACGAGGAACATTGGTTTGCAGAAAAATCATAG
- a CDS encoding diguanylate cyclase, translated as METNLITLKNEIKQLRQERDDLELALQTAIDHGDAIEEQLVATNEKLTAEIHERILAESRLEQLLNHLKQQKDDLELLVKTVTEHSDQMDTQWLERYSQMEKLSMLDGLTRIANRRAFDAALKKEWKRCQRSAQPLGLLLCDVDHFKQFNDFYGHQKGDECLVWVAVAVAKSCQRPSDLAARYGGEEFVILLPQTNAAGVQEVAESLRLRLRDLALPHARSPHGLVTISQGGSVIVPRADILPTELLMIADQQLYIAKSSGRDTFSITSLPV; from the coding sequence ATGGAAACCAACCTGATCACTTTGAAAAACGAAATCAAACAGTTGCGCCAGGAACGGGACGACCTGGAATTGGCCCTGCAAACCGCCATCGACCACGGCGATGCCATCGAAGAACAATTGGTCGCCACCAACGAAAAACTCACCGCCGAAATCCATGAACGCATCCTGGCGGAATCCCGCCTGGAACAGCTCCTGAATCACCTGAAACAGCAAAAAGATGACCTGGAACTGCTGGTCAAAACCGTCACCGAACACAGCGACCAAATGGATACCCAATGGCTGGAACGCTACAGCCAGATGGAAAAATTGTCCATGCTGGATGGCCTCACCCGAATCGCCAACCGCCGAGCCTTCGATGCGGCCCTGAAAAAAGAGTGGAAACGCTGCCAACGCAGCGCACAACCCCTGGGCCTGCTCCTGTGCGACGTGGATCATTTCAAACAATTCAATGATTTTTACGGCCACCAGAAAGGGGATGAATGCCTCGTCTGGGTGGCTGTGGCCGTGGCCAAAAGCTGCCAACGCCCCTCCGACCTGGCCGCCCGCTACGGCGGCGAAGAGTTTGTCATCCTCCTGCCCCAAACCAATGCCGCCGGCGTGCAGGAAGTGGCCGAAAGCCTGCGGCTCCGCCTGCGAGACCTGGCCCTGCCCCATGCACGCTCCCCCCATGGCCTGGTCACCATCAGTCAGGGCGGCAGCGTCATCGTGCCCCGTGCAGATATCTTGCCCACGGAATTGCTCATGATCGCAGATCAACAACTCTACATTGCCAAAAGCAGTGGCCGGGATACTTTTTCAATTACCTCCCTGCCGGTATGA
- a CDS encoding TIGR04282 family arsenosugar biosynthesis glycosyltransferase — MAQISLHLMGKVPVAGLVKTRLIPELGAAGAARAQVRLLRQVATMARLWCQARPGRLFRLWFTPDTGHPLCAALAEPDELRVQPPGDLGQRMAAIVDVALAETDLMLLIGSDAVSLTPVDLDAAEQALALVPAVLGPTEDGGYLLLGLRQAAPSLFQGMIWSTPGVAMATRARLAALGWSWYELSRQWDVDTPADWYRFLQGDQTGG, encoded by the coding sequence ATGGCACAAATCTCACTGCACCTCATGGGCAAGGTGCCTGTTGCGGGTCTGGTCAAGACGCGCCTGATTCCCGAACTGGGGGCCGCAGGGGCGGCGCGGGCGCAGGTCCGGTTGTTGCGGCAGGTGGCGACCATGGCCCGTTTATGGTGTCAGGCGCGGCCCGGGCGTTTGTTTCGTTTGTGGTTTACGCCGGATACCGGTCACCCGCTTTGTGCCGCTTTGGCTGAACCCGACGAGTTGCGGGTGCAGCCGCCGGGTGATCTGGGGCAGCGCATGGCGGCCATTGTCGATGTGGCCCTGGCTGAAACCGATCTCATGCTCCTGATCGGCAGCGATGCTGTTTCGCTTACGCCGGTCGATCTGGATGCGGCGGAACAGGCTCTGGCCCTGGTGCCGGCTGTCCTGGGTCCCACGGAGGATGGGGGATATTTGTTACTGGGTTTGCGGCAAGCCGCCCCCTCCCTGTTTCAGGGGATGATCTGGAGTACGCCCGGGGTGGCCATGGCAACCCGGGCACGTTTGGCGGCCCTGGGCTGGTCATGGTATGAACTGTCGCGTCAGTGGGATGTGGACACTCCGGCTGACTGGTATCGTTTTCTGCAAGGGGATCAGACGGGTGGCTGA